AACTTTTCActttctttcatttctttttctctcaaacCAAACAACTTAAAAAATCATCTCACTTTCCTTTCCCattctttcctttctctttctttccttccaCTTTTCTTTCCTCTCCATTTCTTCTCTAACCAAACACACCCTAAGTAAAATAAAGCCAACCTTTCTCTGTTCCTTTGTCATAGATTTCATATAGTAATaagaatttaattattttttcccatCAACTTGCTGGCTTTTTTGTTCTATAAATTCCCCACTGGAAGCACATAGAGTCCTCTTCCACTTTCTCCTTCTTTCCAATCACACTTTCTAGATAGCCTGTAAGATATTTGATATATATCCTATGGTTCCTGATTGCTCTTCTTCTATCCCAAGCCTTTCTTTCTTCCACATGCTCTGAGTCCCATATCAAATCCTCCTACCTTCTCTCATCATTCTGAAGAACACACCAAAAATCCATAACCCACATAGCAAAATCCTCTGTTAGTCGTTTTCCAGCACCAAAGTTTAATCTCACCAAGTAGTAGTTTGTGATTTAGAATTTTCCACACATCTTAATTAAATGTCCAAcatcttgttgttgttgtttgataTTCATGTCTCCGATTCTCAGTGAGATTTTCCTTTCCGGGTGTATGATCAATTCCACTGTTAGGCGACGCAGGACCCATTTAGTTCAATCTTTCTCAGTTGCTTTCCTCTACTGGCTTTACTACGTTTCATGATTTCTAACCCTTAAATTTAACACTATTTATCATCTTTATATTTCTACTAGTATTATCTCAATAATTTGCAATAATTTTCTGAGTTTGTGTCTAGTTTAGTTTCTGGGTCCTGCCAagtttttgtgtgtttttagtCCTGAAAGAAAGACTAGTGCAATTACAATATCTATCTGTTTAATGGCTTCTTCAAGCGGAACATCTTCAGGGTCATCTCTGCTTCAGAACTCTGGTTCTGAAGAGGACTTGCAGGCTGTGATGGaccagaggaagaggaagaggatgatCTCGAACCGCGAATCTGCGCGGCGATCTCGAATGAGGAAGCAGAAGCACTTGGATGATCTGGCTTCCCAAGTGACTCAGCTCAGGAAGGAGAATCAGCAGATTATCACAAGTGTTAACATCACCACTCAGCAGTACTTGAGTGTGGAGGCTGAAAATTCAGTGCTGAGGGCTCAGATGGGAGAGTTATCAAACAGGTTAGAGTCCTTGAACGAGATCATTGAGGTATTGAATGCCAACAGTGCAGCTTTTGGAACCACTTTCACTGAGCCAAGTAATGGGTTCTTCTTCAACCCATTGAGTATGTCCTATCTGAACCAGCAGATTATGCCTTCTGCAGACATGTTGCAGTGTTGAGATCTATCTCCtattgcatgtttggaaaaaCTTTTAGTAATGATTatacaaccaaaatcaattccagCTGGGACAAGTACGGTGACTAACTTTGagtgctagaattgattctgagaaaaaataagttaatccaaacatgctaatgAGAGAAGAGAGGTATTGTGTTGATTTCTTTTAGGTTTGAGTCTGTTGAGATATTGTAATCCCTAGCACATGGTGATAACTGATAAGGAATAATGAATGTGTATATGAGTGTATCATAAAGCGGGAAGGGTTGCTAGCTAAATGGGGCCTGTTTGACATGGGCAAATATATCATTGTTTTCACCTTCCTTTGCTGTATCAATATTAATGACATTCAACTAGTTTTTCATGTAACTCTCCCactcttttttttaaagtatgGTTGATATCTGTTATAAagtatgaaaattgaaaaatatctCATTATGAGTATTTTTTGTTGAAATAACAAATTATTCTTTCAACAGAAAATATATGAAGAtgttatttttctcttctcatATTTTCAATTGGTGATCAAAATAATTCTTAGTTGATAGCTCTTTACAATGTTCAGTACTATGCTTAATTAATTAGTGTTTGTTTGACTAACGTACATTAATAAGTTCAAAATGGTGATTActtattatttttctaaattaatcCAAATAGATAGACTTTTGCAAATTGCTATTGAACTATTGTGAAAGTGGACAAATTTGAACTCTATGCAATGGTAATTTTTTATTGAACGTCGACATAGATGATTCATGCATTTTTTCAAGATTTGGggggatttttattttttatttggtacCTAGTGCGAGTACTTTTGAGTGTTTTTTGTACTGTACTAATGTATGGTCTTCTTTGATCTCACCAAAAGGTGCCAATTAAGCTGCTTCTAGAGCTTTCATATCATCGGGAAAGTGATATgcaatttcacaaaaaaaaaaatagcattaaTAAGTTTTATTGTAAAGAATGAAAACTGTCAATACCAAAAATGCCAATAACAACAAATTGGCTTTCATACCAATACGGCATTACCAATATAGCACCTATTCTACTCTGCTTGAATAAGATTAATTGTTTCAATATGTTTGATTTCTTTAAGTAAAACATCAAATTCGAATCTTGaacataaaaaaatcatttactaGAAGAAGCCCCACagaatttgaaggttaattaTTCTTTACTCTTCTCCTATGATTGTAATTTGTGTTGTCTAGAAGCTTCATGTAATCCCCACAGATACATATAACTAAATTGAAGGAAAAGTCAAAAGATGACCAGCAAAAGAAACAGACACATAAGTGTTGAAGAGAGTATAGTGGCGCCCCCATTGCTTTCAGTGTGTCTGCTCTAATCTATATATGTCTGGCTCCAACTGAGAAACATTATATATAGTCCTCTTAGCTTGTGTTTCAGTGGCGACATTTCAGCTCTACAATTTTTTCAGTTCCTTTAATATCAGTTTGAAATGATGAACCACCAAATGAAAGAACAAAGTGAAAAAGGCTAATTAGACCTGTGGGTTAAAGTTGGTAGCTAGCTAGCTAGGCCAAGATCTTGAAAAGTTATATAGTAAAGAATTAAAGAGCAGAGATGAGTGCGCTCATGTTTATGTTGCGAGGGTAAGTTCAAGCCCCACGTGCAAGGAACAAAAGTTACCAGAGCAACTCAGCTAGCTCGTATTTATGGCAGTGTGGAATTGAGAAGCATAGTATGTGACATTAAGCATGTGGAGCTCGCTAAACATGATGTATTACTTCAGGTTAATTGGAAATTTCAAGTCTAAATGGTTATAAATTAATTGCACCATAGTAGTCAAGATTAGGCAGTTAAatgttattataacttatactccctccgtcccttaTTATACGTCACTTTTAACTACTtattttagattaaaaaaaatagttaaaaacaataaatttgtaagaCAAAAACATAGCATTTCCAATGTCACCCTTAGAATTTATCTctccaaattaaaaaatttcaaatataactaCCTCTTTCATCTTAAATATGAAGTTAGTATTGAAAACAAATATTAAATGTTGCATTGATATCACAAAGTgacttataattagggacaaaaaaaacttaaaaaatgtGACATATAAATgaggacggagggagtataagtgTATAGATCCATCCACCGACTCGATTTAAGGCTATGTTTGAATATTATTTGACAATATTCTAAGTCAATATTAACTCTTACTTTGAGATAAATAACAGAACTCTTAATATGAATCGTATAAAAGTTCATCTTACATTACATTCAATTGACATTTAAGCAAACACTTAAGGTTAAGATCCGATTAAAATGTTGTGTCGGATCACTTTTTTCatataaagaataaaaataggtagtcattcttttttttcttagtGGTGTATCAATCCTCTTGATCAGAGGTATATGACTAGCTATAATTAActcatttttttgtttgtatgTCAAGGTTGCTAACACTTGTACtcctatttaattaatttataaaattactCTTAATTTGTATGCCGATAAAAAGTTAAACCAATGGAaacctttttaaaataattttcatgagATTAATTACTGGAAGGTAGCCGTCAAGGCATCAACCACTCTTATACGCAAAGGAAGAAGTGtgaaatgagaaaaagaaatgatGGTTACATACAAATATATATGATTGATTCTTTTACTCAATTCACATGCAAAGTGAGGCTTCCGTATAAAGATCTAATTAAGTGAGGATGTATACATGAAATTTAAAAGGTagattttcattttaaaaaatgcaaatatcaatttttttacaattaagaTTATACTAATACTTTTACTCTCTTTAATGATTTCTTTCATATAAAAagtcataattttttaaaagaaaacctATATTTGATTATGGGAAATTTGGAATAATAGTATAGTTTTTAAAAAACTATTAATTTTGCTATCTGCGATTTGGAGAATGAGAATGATTACGTGTTCAATCAAACTCCCCATAGTGTTGCTCGCATTTGGTCTTTCTCATGAAATCTTTGGGTATGGAACATACAGTTTCTTCCATGGCTCCCTCTTTGCTCATGACTCAAGGCCAGCATAGTGGGGTTTTTGATTGTAGTCCATCACGCAACGTGACTTCTGGCTGGGTTACGCCTGGCACAGGTAGGGATGTCAACAGGTCGGGTCGGGCTCGGATTTTGCCTATCCCAAACTCTCATATAAAGCCAaatccaaacccgacgggttttGGATTTACCCAAACCCGTTTTAGACCTCAAATTCACATCCTAACCTAACTTGATTTATagatttttttgcaaaacaaaATGCAACTTGTATTATTTTGTTGTGAAAAAACCTTTTAGATCCTTTTTGCCAAAAAATATGATACCTTAATGTTCAAATGTGATGAAATTGTTAACAAATAAAGTTGTTAACATAATATGTAAGAATAGTTTTGCAATTTTATATATAATGTTCgagttcgggtgcgggtttcatcaataccaaacccaaacccaatcatATCGGGTTTTACCCGCAAAATCGGGTTCGGGCGGGCCCCACAGGTTCGGGTTTCGTTGCCATCCCCAGACGCAGGATGGGTTAACTTTAATGTTGGGTTTTTCGTACTACTGAGGGTAGTTGGTTGAAGGGTTTTAGCTGGAACTTTGGAACCATGGCCTCAGCGAATGTGTTTCTCATAGAATTGTTGGCGGTGAAGATTACAGTTGAGGCAGCCATGAGCTTGGACTTGCCTCGCGTGATAGTTGAGACAGACTCCATGGAAGTTGTGGATGTGTTGAACTCAACAGATATCAGCTCACACCACTATGAACAGGTTATCTTATCTATCCTTGACCTGCAACGTGAGCATGGTTCTCTCGTCTTCCAGCATGACCTGCGGGAATGTAATTCTCTTGCGGATTACTTAGCTAAGTTTGGGTTAGATCTTCACTGTGAAGAACACTGGTTTAACTGTCCTTTTGGAGAATGTCACTCTTTATTTGTAAGGGACGGTCCTAGGGGTGACAGGGTGCCTTTGTGCTTGGGGTCTTTAGTCCCCTATCtgtaacaaaaaagaaaaaaaaaactattaatttTATTGGAGTAACAGGGTGAAATACTCCTCCAACTTGTTTCTAATTACATAAGAGTCGAAGCTAAGATTCCACACATTTGGCACTTCTTCCTCTCAActaataaaaacaaacaaaacacaaTAATTACGAGATGTGGttgtctaaattatttatttatttaacctTATTTTAGGTGAATCGGTCCCCATaagatagttcaagtggtaggagttaggggacatatgagttgggtgagAGAGGTCAAGGGTTCGATTCCTGGCGGATGCATGATGCAATTTATGGAGTGAAGTTAAATAAcacgtttaaaaaaaaaagttaaataaccctaataaataatttagacaaCAAAAGTGATTGCTTTTCAAAGTTTTCAATCACTATCATTTTGTCTTTGAATGAGCACCATTTTTTtccacaaaaataaaaacattgtaAGGGGACGCCTGGAGGGTTGTCAAAGTTTTAGTCACAGATTAtagataattaaaaataatatataatggTCTCATGGCCACTCACGTAACATACtctgtaaacaatatttcttttgaAGTGTAACCAATAAAGAATGTTCTTGTATAATTTTCAAAGCTCTCAACTTCACAACAGACAAGAACAGCACCACCAAGCAGCATGACCATTTGAAATGACAAAATAAGCCATTGAAGACCTTTTGATGCCCAAAGAAAACAGAGGTAATTACACATGATTACACATGCGACCATAGAAACTAGCAATTGGCATGCTACAATTCAGAGTTCAGGCTGCTATTTCTCCATTATATTTATTCTCTGTTTTCAATTTTGCAATGTACATGGTACAGTGAGCTTGAAACTAATAGAACGTTTAAACCAACTTCTAttttttcagaatcaattatatgaactatttacaattttttagaattgattatggctttagaataaataaattaaaatatttttaaacatGCATGTATAAGAATTGGTTAAAGTTATTAAAAATTCATGTGATAGCTAGATATATTGGTATGACACTTAACGACCATAGACTCGTAAGATTTGTTGGGTCGCGAGATGATTAAAATTTAATGAGATAGATCACTATATATTAGCAAACCATACAATAAAATTGAACATCATACCTTTTATAAAAACCACATTAAATATATGAGTCATTTCATTCATAAACTATTCAGCACTTTATTTTAGTGCAATTTTGGAATTCCTATTCACACTTATTAACACAATTTACTATCATGTGAGGCTATGGCAGTACTGGCGGCCAAACAAGAGCACTAGCCACCACCATGTCCTGAAAGAAGAATCAGAAGTCAAATTGATTTATCCACAACAGGGTAAAGGAGAAATTCTACAAATTAAGTTAGGATATCAAGGCAGAAGTTAAAAAAcaagaagaaatttttttagtGGGGTTAGAGGAAGGTGCAAATCTCTCAATTGTTCTCTTTCGTTCGTGTAATGCATAAAGCTGCTGAGCTAGAAGCTTAAGATATCTAAAAGGGACCCATGGTGACTATTGCAAGATTGGCATATATTTCTAACGAGATTTCCAATGAAGGGTTGACAGCAAATTTGTTCGAATAATTCAATCTGCAATTCTAaattgagaagaagaataaaatCTCATCCATACATCTTTTATAAGTGATGAGTATCAAtacatcttttcctttcttttattAACAACTTGTATTTCTTCCTCTTAACTGTGTGCATTTAAATGGAAAGAATCATTTCCAATACACaaaaatgataaagaaaaaaaatggacaTTTTGGCTGGCAGCAGTAAGTTGAAACTAAAGCAAAGTCTTTAACTTCTTTTTGGGATGCTCTATGGCATCATTTTATGTGAAGGAATGCAAGGTTGCTGCTCTGTGTAAGGAAGCTATACATAGAAAATGTAATAAGCATTTCGATCATTTTATAAAACTTCTTTATTTCTCAACTATTCAGGAATCTGGCATTTGGAACCATTCTTTAAAAATGAGAAGAGGGAGGTTTTGCCTAGCGTGGGTCAGTTTCGAACTGACCCACCATGGATCAGTTTAATCTAGACCgttagatataatattaaaatatttaatgattcagattcaaaacatgaaaatgatgtaatgACGAAAACACCCCTGTTTATCATCCTCTCCATCCCTCCTACTCTCCTAACTGCTCTGTTGAAAAAACGATTGCCACCGCTGGTGAACGGGTCTCCGCCTACTGCTCCTCCACCGCTCGCCTGACCCAACACCGTGCTCCTTCTCTCCTCAGCCTCCTTCATCCTCTGATTAAAGCCCCAACCAAACTACAACAACAGATTTTGCCACAAAAACTTGCAGATCCACCCCAAAACTTGCAGATCCGCCAATAAACTTCCAGATCTGCCACCAAATCTCTCCAACCATCAAGAACCACAAGCCATCGCCGTCGTCTGAGGCACAACCATGACCATCGACCCTCGCCGCCGCGAGAACCACTGGCCATCGCCGTCGCACATGCTCCAGCCTTCAATCGCATCACCACGAATGCAAACCCCACCGTGTTCCAGTCCCTAAGGGCCCCTTCTTAAAGCCTCACGCCGCCGGGCCAGAGTCTCGCCGTCGTCGCCTTGGTCATGGTCCCCCGCCCTCGATCTGCCGTCCTCCACCACGGTACAGTTTACTCTTTTCCTCTCTGGTAATCGTTCGTTTAGCCACACACCTTGTCTCTTCCCTGTGTGTTTTAGAATGGATTAACAAATCCCCCTTCACAGGTCCAAAACCACCATTTC
This portion of the Lotus japonicus ecotype B-129 chromosome 3, LjGifu_v1.2 genome encodes:
- the LOC130747506 gene encoding bZIP transcription factor 11-like, with the translated sequence MASSSGTSSGSSLLQNSGSEEDLQAVMDQRKRKRMISNRESARRSRMRKQKHLDDLASQVTQLRKENQQIITSVNITTQQYLSVEAENSVLRAQMGELSNRLESLNEIIEVLNANSAAFGTTFTEPSNGFFFNPLSMSYLNQQIMPSADMLQC